The Toxotes jaculatrix isolate fToxJac2 chromosome 21, fToxJac2.pri, whole genome shotgun sequence genome includes a region encoding these proteins:
- the LOC121175635 gene encoding tripartite motif-containing protein 16-like protein — MPTRPNSTTILTEASKPEKVSVYVVGLPEPTSRAELMKYWMNLSLDDKTANKMLWISESGSKVCRRTEEVCPVLDRPERYEYSPQVLCKEGVWNMRAYWEVEFSGWVVTGATYEGAGRRANSGPSGLGENDESWGLCWSGMCYEIWFNGVNKEIKDFPYCSTIGVYIDQPAGIINFYAVTGEGAEREVKLLHKVKTVIEKKILPGFWMGIQSSCTILKKTE; from the exons ATGCCCACCAGACCTAATTCTACAACAATCCTCACTGAGGCCAGCAAACCAG AAAAAGTTTCTGTTTATGTGGTGGGACTCCCAGAGCCGACAAGCAGAGCTGAGCTCATGAAGT aCTGGATGAATCTGTCTTTGGATGATAAGACCGCCAACAAGATGTTGTGGATTTCTGAAAGCGGGTCTAAGGTGTGTCGCAGAACTGAGGAGGTTTGTCCTGTCCTGGATAGACCGGAGAGATACGAGTACTCTCCACAG GTGCTGTGTAAAGAAGGTGTTTGGAACATGAGGGCTTACTGGGAGGTGGAATTCTCAGGGTGGGTGGTAACTGGAGCCACCTACGAAGGAGCGGGAAGGAGGGCAAATTCCGGACCGAGTGGCCTGGGAGAAAATGACGAGTCCTGGGGTCTGTGTTGGTCAGGAATGTGTTACGAGATCTGGTTCAATGgagtaaacaaagaaataaaagactTCCCGTATTGCTCCACAATTGGAGTATACATCGACCAGCCTGCTGGGATTATAAACTTTTATGCTGTAACTGGTGAGGGAGCGGAGAGGGAGGTGAAGCTGTTGCATAAAGTTAAAACTGTTATCGAGAAGAAGATTCTTCCAGGTTTCTGGATGGGAATTCAGTCCTCGTGCACaatactgaagaaaacagaaTGA